From Rutidosis leptorrhynchoides isolate AG116_Rl617_1_P2 chromosome 3, CSIRO_AGI_Rlap_v1, whole genome shotgun sequence, a single genomic window includes:
- the LOC139895918 gene encoding patatin-like protein 7: MNSNNSLLETLHEPSIDTDKLSYEIFSILESKFLFGYDDHNVRKPKHLSPQLSVTPTASAGAQSMKNQRGKICILSIDGGGMKTIFAGKTLAYLEKALKQKSGNPNARIADYFDVAAGTGIGGVFTAMLFGNNNQNRPIFKADDTWRLLTEQGSRLYGVKKPKSKFKRLFGGGSCNHARTGFETAMKELFTVNGKSLTLKNTLKPVLIPCYDLASSAPFLFSRADALETDSFNFNLWEVCSATSASPGLFDPVLMKSTDGKSSCVGVDGGLAMSNPTAAAITHVLHNKQEFPFVRGVEDILVLSLGTGQLLEGSCSYEKVKGWKDSQWCRPMARIYGDTLADTVDHSVAMAFGQTSSSNYVRIQANGSDLGQYSGINVDSDPSPSNVKMLTTMADEMLRQKNVESVLFGGKKISEQTNFEKLDWFAGELVLEHQRRSCRIAPTVALKQSTHERT; the protein is encoded by the exons ATGAATTCAAATAACTCGTTATTAGAAACGCTACACGAGCCAAGTATCGACACCGATAAACTCAGCTACGAAATCTTTTCAATCCTCGAAAGCAAATTCTTATTCGGTTATGACGACCACAACGTTCGGAAACCTAAACACCTTTCTCCGCAACTTTCCGTTACACCGACAGCATCCGCCGGCGCTCAATCGATGAAGAATCAAAGAGGAAAAATCTGCATTCTTTCGATCGACGGCGGcggaatgaaaactatatttgcaggtAAAACCCTAGCGTACCTCGAAAAAGCGTTGAAACAAAAATCCGGTAATCCTAACGCCAGAATTGCCGATTACTTCGACGTCGCCGCTGGTACCGGAATCGGAGGTGTATTCACGGCGATGTTGTTCGGAAATAACAACCAGAACCGTCCGATTTTCAAAGCGGATGACACGTGGCGCCTTTTAACAGAGCAAGGAAGTCGACTGTACGGTGTTAAAAAGCCGAAATCCAAATTCAAACGGTTATTTGGCGGTGGCTCGTGTAATCACGCGCGAACGGGATTTGAAACTGCAATGAAAGAATTATTCACGGTGAACGGGAAAAGTTTGACTTTAAAAAATACTTTAAAACCGGTTTTAATCCCGTGCTATGATCTCGCCAGCTCAGCTCCGTTTTTGTTCTCACGTGCCGACGCTTTAGAAACTGATAGTTTTAATTTTAATCTGTGGGAGGTTTGTAGTGCCACGTCAGCGTCTCCAGGTTTGTTTGACCCGGTGTTAATGAAATCAACGGACGGAAAGAGTAGCTGTGTGGGGGTTGATGGTGGTTTAGCTATGAGTAATCCTACAGCTGCGGCGATTACGCACGTGTTACATAACAAACAAGAGTTCCCGTTCGTGCGAGGAGTGGAGGACATTTTGGTACTTTCACTTGGGACAGGTCAGCTTCTAGAAGGAAGTTGTAGTTATGAAAAAGTCAAAGGATGGAAAGATAGTCAATGGTGTCGTCCTATGGCTAGAATTTATGGTGATACTTTAGCCGATACGGTTGACCATTCTGTTGCTATGGCCTTTGGTCAAACCAGTTCAAGTAACTATGTCCGTATCCAG GCAAATGGATCCGACTTGGGTCAATACTCCGGAATTAATGTTGACTCGGACCCTAGTCCTAGCAATGTAAAAATGTTAACAACAATGGCTGACGAGATGCTGAGACAGAAGAATGTTGAATCAGTGCTCTTTGGTGGCAAAAAGATTAGTGAGCAGACCAATTTTGAGAAACTTGACTGGTTTGCTGGAGAACTTGTTTTAGAGCATCAGAGGAGGAGTTGCCGCATTGCTCCCACTGTTGCTCTTAAACAATCCACCCACGAACGTACATAA